In Nostoc sp. GT001, a genomic segment contains:
- a CDS encoding photosynthesis system II assembly factor Ycf48 produces the protein MHSIVKGWQRIFALLIVVVMCIGCSQVPSVSYNPWKVISVPTDSNLLDIAFTDNLEHGYLVGSNATLLETNDGGNTWKPITLQLDEQKYRFDSVSFAGKEGWIAGEPGLLLHTTDEGASWSRIPLSEKLPGSPIAVKALADNTAEMATNVGAIYKTTDGGKNWKAQVESAVGVVRNLERSADGKYIAVSAKGSFYSTWEPGQDAWVPHNRNSSRRLENMGFTENGQLWLLARGGQVQFSDPTKPEEWQKAQYPELSTSWGLLDLAYRTPNEIWVGGGSGNLLRSADGGKTWEKDRDIEEVAANLYKIVFLEPERGFIIGDRGVLLKYLPNPETTSPEAA, from the coding sequence ATGCATTCAATTGTGAAAGGTTGGCAACGAATATTTGCCTTGTTAATAGTAGTCGTGATGTGCATAGGCTGTAGCCAAGTTCCCTCTGTTAGCTACAACCCTTGGAAAGTAATTTCTGTGCCAACAGACTCGAATTTATTGGATATTGCCTTTACTGATAACCTTGAGCATGGCTACTTAGTCGGTAGCAATGCCACCCTATTGGAAACTAATGACGGTGGTAATACCTGGAAACCAATAACACTGCAACTGGATGAGCAGAAGTATCGCTTCGACTCAGTAAGTTTTGCAGGTAAAGAAGGCTGGATTGCCGGAGAGCCTGGACTGTTACTACACACGACCGATGAAGGTGCTTCTTGGTCACGTATCCCCCTGAGCGAAAAGTTACCAGGTAGTCCGATCGCAGTTAAGGCACTGGCAGATAATACAGCTGAAATGGCTACTAATGTCGGAGCCATATATAAGACGACAGACGGCGGTAAAAACTGGAAAGCCCAGGTGGAATCAGCAGTGGGTGTAGTACGTAACTTGGAACGTTCTGCTGATGGTAAATATATTGCGGTTTCTGCTAAGGGTAGTTTCTACTCGACTTGGGAACCAGGGCAAGATGCTTGGGTACCTCATAACCGCAATAGTTCTCGGCGGTTAGAAAACATGGGTTTTACGGAGAATGGGCAATTGTGGTTGCTAGCTAGAGGAGGTCAAGTTCAGTTTAGCGATCCAACTAAACCTGAAGAATGGCAAAAGGCACAATATCCAGAGTTATCGACCAGTTGGGGTTTACTGGATTTGGCATATCGTACACCCAATGAAATTTGGGTAGGTGGCGGTAGCGGTAATTTGCTACGCAGTGCCGACGGTGGCAAAACCTGGGAAAAAGACCGTGACATAGAAGAAGTTGCGGCTAATTTGTACAAGATTGTGTTCTTAGAGCCAGAGCGGGGATTTATAATTGGCGATCGCGGCGTTTTGCTCAAATATCTACCAAACCCTGAAACAACTTCCCCAGAGGCGGCTTAG
- a CDS encoding rubredoxin — MSEPVVETPVLDRYECRACGYVYEPEKGDDKHDIPSGTLFAELPINWRCPVCSAKKTAFANIAPAGTASGFKENLGYGLGVNNLTPTQKNILIFGALALGFLFFISLYGLQ; from the coding sequence ATGAGCGAACCAGTTGTTGAGACTCCGGTGTTAGACCGCTACGAGTGTCGCGCCTGCGGTTATGTTTACGAACCTGAGAAGGGAGATGACAAGCATGATATTCCTTCCGGGACACTCTTTGCAGAACTCCCTATAAATTGGCGCTGTCCAGTTTGTTCTGCTAAAAAGACCGCTTTTGCTAACATCGCTCCTGCCGGTACTGCATCCGGCTTTAAAGAAAATCTCGGTTATGGTTTGGGTGTTAACAACCTAACGCCAACCCAAAAGAATATCCTAATTTTTGGTGCTTTGGCTCTTGGGTTCTTGTTTTTTATCAGTCTTTACGGCTTACAATGA
- the ndhC gene encoding photosynthetic/respiratory NAD(P)H-quinone oxidoreductase subunit C: protein MFVLSGYEYLLGFFIICSLVPALALSASKLLRPSGYAPERRTTYESGMEPIGGAWIQFNIRYYMFALVFVVFDVETVFLYPWAVAFHRLGLLAFIEALVFIAILVVALVYAWRKGALEWS from the coding sequence GTGTTTGTCCTCAGCGGTTACGAGTACCTTCTAGGCTTTTTCATCATCTGTAGCCTAGTACCTGCCTTAGCGCTCTCAGCTTCCAAGCTCCTACGACCCAGTGGTTACGCCCCAGAACGTCGCACCACTTATGAATCTGGTATGGAACCTATCGGGGGAGCCTGGATTCAGTTCAACATCCGTTACTACATGTTTGCTCTGGTCTTCGTCGTCTTTGATGTGGAGACTGTATTCTTGTATCCTTGGGCGGTAGCTTTCCACCGTTTGGGGCTATTGGCTTTTATTGAAGCGCTAGTCTTTATTGCAATTCTTGTAGTCGCTTTAGTTTACGCATGGCGTAAAGGAGCTTTGGAATGGTCTTGA
- the ndhK gene encoding photosynthetic/respiratory NAD(P)H-quinone oxidoreductase subunit K, whose protein sequence is MVLNSNLTTQGKERIINPIERTNVTQDLSENVILTTVDDLYDWARLSSLWPLLFGTACCFIEFAALIGSRFDFDRFGLIPRSSPRQADLIITAGTITMKMAPQLVRLYEQMPEPKYVIAMGACTITGGMFSVDSPTAVRGVDKLIPVDVYLPGCPPRPEAIIDAIIKLRKKISNESIQERDKIKQTHRYYSTTHNLKPVEEILTGKYLQSDTRYAPPKELAEAIGMPIPPALLTEKAQKEEQTRG, encoded by the coding sequence ATGGTCTTGAATTCTAACTTAACAACCCAGGGTAAAGAACGAATCATCAACCCCATTGAGCGTACCAATGTCACTCAAGACCTTTCAGAAAACGTCATTTTGACGACGGTTGATGACCTCTACGACTGGGCGCGGCTTTCTAGTTTGTGGCCGTTGTTATTTGGTACTGCTTGCTGCTTTATTGAGTTTGCAGCTTTAATTGGTTCCCGATTTGACTTTGACCGTTTTGGGCTAATTCCCCGTTCTAGCCCTCGCCAAGCCGATTTAATTATTACGGCAGGGACTATCACGATGAAGATGGCTCCACAACTGGTGCGTCTTTATGAACAAATGCCAGAGCCAAAGTATGTAATTGCGATGGGTGCTTGCACAATTACTGGCGGGATGTTCAGCGTTGATTCCCCTACAGCCGTTCGCGGAGTCGATAAACTGATTCCTGTGGATGTGTACTTACCTGGTTGTCCTCCCCGTCCCGAAGCAATTATTGACGCAATCATTAAGCTGCGGAAGAAAATCTCCAATGAGTCGATTCAAGAGCGGGATAAAATTAAGCAAACTCACCGCTATTACAGCACGACTCATAATTTGAAGCCAGTAGAAGAAATCTTAACTGGTAAGTATTTGCAGTCAGACACTCGCTATGCACCACCGAAGGAATTGGCGGAAGCGATTGGTATGCCAATACCACCTGCACTGCTGACAGAAAAGGCGCAAAAGGAGGAACAAACCCGTGGCTGA
- a CDS encoding NAD(P)H-quinone oxidoreductase subunit J translates to MAEEESKPVPAAKEEALVQAGKVSQWLTENGFDHEFLAPDKNGVEIIKVLADFLLPTATALYAYGFNYLQCQGGIDLGPGQELVSMYHLIKVGDNSDRPEEVRVKVFLPRENPVVPSVYWIWKTADWQERESYDMYGIIYEGHPNLKRLLMPEDWVGWPLRKDYISPDFYELQDAY, encoded by the coding sequence GTGGCTGAAGAAGAATCTAAACCAGTACCAGCAGCGAAAGAAGAGGCATTGGTACAAGCGGGTAAAGTTTCCCAGTGGTTGACGGAAAATGGTTTTGACCATGAGTTTTTAGCACCAGATAAGAATGGTGTAGAGATAATTAAGGTGCTGGCAGATTTCTTGCTTCCCACCGCTACAGCCCTTTATGCTTATGGGTTTAATTATCTCCAGTGTCAAGGTGGTATTGACCTTGGCCCAGGACAAGAATTGGTGAGTATGTATCACTTGATTAAAGTCGGTGATAATAGCGATCGCCCCGAAGAAGTTCGAGTTAAGGTGTTCTTACCACGGGAAAACCCCGTAGTGCCTTCTGTGTACTGGATTTGGAAAACCGCAGATTGGCAAGAGCGCGAGTCTTACGATATGTACGGCATTATCTACGAAGGACACCCAAATCTCAAGCGGCTTTTGATGCCGGAAGATTGGGTAGGTTGGCCTTTGCGGAAGGATTACATCTCGCCTGATTTCTACGAGTTGCAAGACGCTTATTAG
- a CDS encoding Rpn family recombination-promoting nuclease/putative transposase: MIKPADVSTKRLISLAPDNWVKWVTQIPDIVAGEILNSEFQWISRESDVLIRVESPQYGKFLVLNELQLRYKPEMPRRMRAYAALAEEKYNLPTYPVLINILKASDAEIPTSYALNIAGLRAIQDYRVINLWEVDVNIAFTQPLPSLLPFVPILKGGDNESTIRDALRILRADEQLNQLETVLGFFATFVLDSAIVQQILRWDMALLEQSPWYQEIFSKGEERGEARGELRGRKEELYSGIELALEIKFGNQGLELMPIISEITDLQKLKTIQQAIKTVNTANELQQIVSTDVI, encoded by the coding sequence ATGATCAAACCCGCCGATGTCAGCACCAAACGCTTAATTAGCCTTGCACCTGATAACTGGGTAAAATGGGTAACGCAAATTCCTGATATTGTTGCTGGCGAAATTCTCAACTCAGAATTTCAGTGGATAAGTCGAGAAAGTGATGTTTTAATCCGTGTCGAAAGTCCCCAGTATGGAAAATTTCTCGTTCTTAACGAATTACAACTGCGCTATAAACCAGAAATGCCGCGCAGGATGCGTGCCTACGCAGCACTCGCAGAAGAAAAATATAATTTGCCAACGTATCCAGTACTAATTAATATCCTCAAGGCAAGTGATGCTGAAATACCTACAAGTTACGCATTAAATATTGCTGGGTTACGTGCTATTCAAGATTACCGTGTCATTAACCTGTGGGAAGTTGATGTAAACATTGCCTTTACACAACCATTACCATCACTACTTCCATTTGTACCTATCCTCAAAGGAGGTGATAACGAGTCTACGATTCGGGACGCATTGCGAATATTACGTGCAGATGAACAATTGAATCAACTAGAAACAGTATTAGGATTTTTTGCTACCTTTGTATTAGATAGTGCAATAGTTCAACAAATTCTGAGGTGGGATATGGCACTTTTAGAGCAGTCGCCTTGGTATCAAGAAATTTTTAGCAAAGGGGAAGAACGAGGAGAAGCACGCGGAGAACTGCGAGGAAGAAAAGAAGAGTTATATTCAGGAATTGAATTAGCATTAGAAATTAAGTTTGGCAATCAAGGTTTAGAATTGATGCCGATAATCTCTGAAATTACGGATTTACAGAAATTAAAAACAATTCAACAGGCAATTAAAACTGTAAATACAGCTAATGAATTACAGCAAATTGTGTCAACTGACGTTATATAA